The following proteins are encoded in a genomic region of Nerophis lumbriciformis linkage group LG23, RoL_Nlum_v2.1, whole genome shotgun sequence:
- the filip1l gene encoding filamin A-interacting protein 1-like gives MTAKLTSEDAQNRQLRQKLSTLSRQLDELEETNKTLRRAEEELQELRDKISQGGCGNATLMSELEELRKRVLEMEGKDEELIRMEDHCRDLNKKLEKETSQSHSLKAEVDKLNHRIMDLEKLEGAFSKSKQECSSLKTNLEQEKTVSKALSSELDALKAQVQELESAEGQLAKTELTLKEDLTKLKTLTVMLVDERRAMAEKLKQMENKVQNSTGKLQAEQDKVTSVTEKLIEESKKALRSKSELEEKMYGAKKERDDLKAQLKAEEQKSNDLDSKINVMKKRLQSLENIERDYLRSKVKEELVKTPKVNCFHQEDNKVKDLTQEVERLRCKLKDMRVAEGDLLKTDELESLENKLTNEQEKTKALEEELEISRNELSKYQLAEQNESNHEDMLFKRLKDEEARSSHLAQEVSALKEKIHEYMGQEESICRMKTDHATLRRKLTQQEVRNKELAREMDTLTRELERYRRFSKSLRPGMNGRRFSDLHVATKEVQTEPLDITSPNCKSTVLLDGPFLNGKLCDESGHEDNMIYNHKEEKNVPSLKNNVNNLNNNMRRMPFFKSKEAPHLLNGKLSPRLHGNHAQTGDVVLTHSPGQPLHIKVTPEHGNNMATLEIANTTAENTTSFTSTAVIPTKGGPPKKRITIIQNAAISPTAKCKSSPISDETRSPDRMLSPLTMATYSRALTPDSSGSLTPDRAMSPIQIVSVTTGTPDRTYSAKPVEVVGGHSVFRVTPERQNGWQVQRSNSSGTNIITTEDNKIHIHLGSPFMQSVSAPAVQEQRSAKGSTVTAKGNSKVTSSIMIKPTSTQTHRPSQITIPLETFRRSGPTRIPKPKGYTSLKGTGTNWASQNRSGSPHGPISTVKDQAGHTPAAHGNNNPNLSNRRL, from the coding sequence ATGACGGCCAAGCTGACCAGTGAGGATGCACAGAATCGGCAGCTGCGTCAGAAGTTGTCGACTCTCAGCAGGCAGCTTGACGAGCTGGAAGAAACCAACAAGACACTGCGAAGAGCTgaggaggagctgcaggagctgaGAGACAAAATTAGCCAAGGAGGATGTGGAAACGCCACCCTCATGTCTGAGCTGGAAGAGCTGCGGAAAAGAGTGCTTGAAATGGAGGGAAAGGATGAGGAACTGATTCGAATGGAGGACCACTGCAGGGACTTAAACAAAAAACTAGAAAAAGAGACTAGTCAGAGTCACAGCTTGAAGGCTGAGGTGGATAAACTTAATCACAGAATTATGGACTTGGAAAAATTGGAAGGCGCGTTTAGCAAGAGTAAACAGGAGTGCAGCTCGTTAAAAACTAACCTCGAGCAGGAAAAGACAGTGTCAAAGGCTCTTTCCAGTGAGCTGGATGCCTTGAAAGCTCAAGTTCAAGAACTAGAGTCTGCTGAGGGTCAGCTTGCAAAAACAGAGTTGACACTGAAGGAAGACCTCACTAAGTTAAAAACATTGACGGTCATGCTGGTGGATGAGAGGAGGGCCATGGCAGAAAAACTCAAGCAGATggaaaacaaagtacaaaacagCACCGGCAAACTTCAAGCAGAACAGGATAAAGTTACATCAGTCACAGAGAAGCTCATTGAGGAAAGCAAGAAAGCCTTGAGGTCAAAGTCTGAGCTGGAAGAAAAGATGTACGGTGCCAAGAAGGAGAGGGACGACTTGAAGGCCCAACTGAAAGCTGAGGAGCAGAAAAGCAACGATTTAGACTCAAAGATCAATGTTATGAAAAAAAGGTTGCAGTCGCTAGAAAACATAGAAAGAGATTACCTTAGAAGCAAAGTCAAAGAAGAGCTTGTTAAAACACCCAAAGTAAACTGCTTCCACCAGGAGGACAACAAAGTCAAAGACTTGACCCAGGAGGTTGAGCGTCTTCGATGCAAACTGAAAGATATGAGGGTTGCAGAAGGAGACCTGTTAAAAACAGATGAGCTTGAATCGTtggaaaataaattaactaatgaGCAAGAAAAAACTAAGGCTTTGGAGGAGGAGCTGGAAATATCCAGAAATGAGCTTTCCAAGTACCAACTCGCTGAACAAAACGAGTCCAACCATGAGGATATGTTGTTCAAACGTCTGAAGGATGAGGAGGCAAGGTCAAGTCATTTGGCACAAGAGGTTTCCGCTCTCAAAGAGAAGATCCATGAATACATGGGACAAGAGGAATCCATATGCCGCATGAAAACAGACCATGCCACCCTGCGAAGAAAGTTGACCCAACAGGAAGTCCGAAACAAGGAATTAGCCAGGGAGATGGATACGTTAACACGAGAGCTTGAAAGATATCGAAGATTTAGCAAAAGTCTACGCCCTGGCATGAACGGAAGGCGTTTCTCCGATTTGCATGTTGCCACCAAAGAGGTACAGACTGAACCTCTTGATATCACATCTCCCAACTGCAAGTCCACAGTGTTACTGGACGGTCCTTTCCTGAACGGTAAGCTGTGTGACGAGAGCGGACATGAGGACAACATGATTTACAATCATAAGGAAGAGAAAAATGTCCCCTCcctaaaaaacaatgtcaataacCTCAATAACAACATGAGAAGAATGCCGTTTTTCAAATCAAAAGAGGCCCCTCACCTCCTGAATGGAAAACTGTCACCACGGCTACATGGTAACCATGCCCAGACAGGGGACGTGGTGTTGACCCACAGTCCAGGTCAGCCACTTCACATTAAAGTGACTCCCGAGCATGGAAACAACATGGCAACACTGGAGATAGCCAACACCACCGCAGAGAACACGACCTCTTTCACCAGCACGGCTGTCATACCCACAAAAGGCGGCCCACCCAAAAAGAGAATCACCATAATCCAGAACGCAGCCATTTCCCCGACTGCAAAATGTAAAAGTTCTCCGATTTCAGACGAGACTCGCTCACCTGATAGGATGCTTTCTCCTCTTACAATGGCGACATACTCCAGAGCGCTCACCCCTGACTCGAGCGGCTCTCTGACCCCAGACAGAGCCATGTCCCCAATCCAAATAGTTTCTGTCACGACAGGCACACCTGACCGCACATACTCGGCGAAACCGGTTGAGGTCGTTGGAGGGCACTCCGTATTCCGCGTGACCCCCGAGCGCCAGAATGGTTGGCAGGTGCAGCGGTCCAACAGCTCTGGGACAAATATCATCACCACGGAGGACAATAAAATCCACATTCACTTAGGTAGCCCCTTCATGCAGAGTGTCAGTGCACCAGCAGTGCAGGAGCAGAGGTCGGCCAAAGGCAGCACTGTTACGGCTAAAGGCAACAGTAAAGTCACTAGTAGCATCATGATTAAGCCCACCTCCACCCAAACCCACCGACCATCACAGATTACA